The Bicyclus anynana chromosome 4, ilBicAnyn1.1, whole genome shotgun sequence genome window below encodes:
- the LOC112054599 gene encoding protein vav isoform X1 codes for MASSSEDLWRECASWLTRCNLLRPDHKANWPTSTTHDLAYTLRDGVLLCSLLNVLQPGCIDMKDVNQRPQMAQFLCLRNIKVFLRACHEVFELRETDLFDASMLFDLSNFHRVLCTLAKLSQSPKALAKNIQPFTARRTQSEEDIYKDLQSVAALSNEIPPPYDVVEYQEHRQTNEVPWIQFTIPSVACEDRVEEIYEDLCYVKFATDMPELATSSHSLEKRDYVIRELVDTECNYVDVLSKIIKYFLRPLTPYLKPQDMQVIFFGVKELHEIHSGLLRQLRLATENCVPGSGAPRLADVFLSWRERLLLYGDYCSNLTNAQDTLKTLDARDSTFNKQLSKCQKEHSDGRIQLRDILSVPMQRVLKYHLLLDKLVHETQPNHEEFRGLERAKEAMVDVAQYINEVKRDSEVLVLLAKVQESIVDWDAAALGAGGACLAAYGRLLLDGELKVKAHEDQKLRSRYVFVFDKLMLLCKPVKVIYPTDNQYSYRTGIRLAEYRVEEACGRRTLRADARWTAHFYLVRRSKDATFTLYARTEDCRRKWVKTIKDAIDNLEPAGCRSTNHKFVLHTFEKPATCHHCSKFLKGRIFQGYLCSVCNACAHKDCIALTGRCGGLTAPAPPLPPHAHQPDNGLHYYMWYVGEMGRDLATRRLERRLEGTFLLRLRPKSPNPPPPPATPNYDTQYALSLKTDNTVKHMRLCRKPIDSTPHYFLSESRFFRSIVELVSYYEKTNLSENFVGLNSYLRWPFRRVVATVLHDFRPLESSQLALRPGAKVLILSKEGDSRGWWKGRSLDIGDNRSGYFPKECVREEPECIGALD; via the exons ATGGCGAGCAGCAGCGAAGACCTTTGGCGCGAGTGCGCGTCCTGGCTTACGAGATGCAATTTGCTGAGGCCCGATCATAAAGCAAATTGGCCTACGAGTACTACACACGACTTGGCGTACACCCTCCGGGACGGCGTGCTGCTGTGCAGCTTGCTGAACGTGCTGCAGCCGGGGTGCATCGACATGAAGGACGTGAACCAGCGGCCACAGATGGCACAG TTTCTGTGCCTGAGGAACATCAAAGTGTTCCTCCGAGCGTGCCACGAGGTGTTTGAGCTGCGGGAGACGGATCTGTTTGACGCTTCCATGCTGTTTGATCTGTCCAACTTCCACCGTGTTCTGTGCACACTCGCCAAGCTGAGTCAGTCACCTAAAGCTTTGGCAAAAAATATTCA GCCATTCACAGCTAGAAGAACACAATCAGAGGAGGACATCTACAAAGATTTGCAATCAGT CGCTGCTCTATCAAACGAGATTCCACCGCCATATGACGTGGTGGAGTACCAGGAGCACAGGCAAACGAACGAAGTGCCGTGGATACAGTTCACGATACCCAGCGTCGCCTGCGAAGACCGCGTGGAGGAAATATACGAGGACCTTTGCTACGTGAAGTTCGCAACCGATATGCCAGAG CTAGCGACGTCGTCGCACAGTTTAGAGAAAAGGGACTATGTCATAAGGGAACTAGTGGACACAGAGTGCAATTACGTGGACGTGCTTAGTAAAATAATCAAATACTTCCTGAGGCCGCTGACGCCATATTTGAAGCCGCAGGATATGCAAGTCATATTTTTTGGTGTGAAG GAGTTACACGAAATCCACTCAGGGTTGTTGCGACAACTGCGGCTGGCGACCGAGAACTGCGTGCCCGGCAGCGGCGCGCCGCGGCTCGCCGACGTGTTCCTGAGCTGGCGCGAGCGGCTCCTGCTGTACGGGGACTACTGTTCCAACCTCACCAACGCGCAGGACACACTGAAGACGTTAGACGCGAGAGATTCCACATTTAACAAACAGCTTTCC AAATGTCAAAAAGAGCACAGCGACGGGCGCATCCAGCTGCGCGACATCCTGTCGGTGCCGATGCAGAGGGTGCTGAAGTACCACCTACTCCTCGACAAGCTCGTGCATGAAACGCAACCG AATCATGAAGAGTTCCGAGGTCTGGAGCGTGCGAAAGAGGCCATGGTGGATGTGGCGCAGTACATCAATGAAGTCAAGCGGGACAGCGAGGTCCTGGTGCTGCTCGCTAAAGTGCAG GAGAGCATAGTGGACTGGGACGCGGCCGCgctgggcgcgggcggcgcgtgcCTGGCGGCGTACGGCCGGCTGCTGCTGGACGGCGAGCTCAAGGTGAAGGCGCACGAGGACCAGAAGCTGCGCTCGCGCTACGTGTTCGTGTTCGACAAGCTCATGCTGCTGTGCAAGCCCGTCAAGGTGATCTACCCGACA GACAACCAATACTCGTACCGCACGGGCATCCGGCTGGCGGAGTACCGCGTGGAGGAGGCGTGCGGGCGGCGCACGCTGCGGGCGGACGCGCGCTGGACGGCGCACTTCTACCTCGTGCGCCGCTCCAAGGACGCCACCTTCACGCTGTACGCGCGCACCGAGGACTGTCGGCGCAAGTGGGTCAAGACTATCAAAGATGCGAT AGATAACCTGGAGCCGGCGGGTTGTCGCAGCACAAACCACAAGTTCGTCCTACACACGTTCGAAAAGCCCGCCACGTGTCACCATTGTTCAAAGTTTCTCAAGGGCAGAATATTTCAG GGCTACCTGTGCTCCGTGTGCAACGCGTGCGCGCACAAGGACTGCATCGCGCTGACGGGGCGCTGCGGGGGGCtcaccgcgcccgcgccgccgctgcCGCCGCACGCGCACCAGCCCGACAACGGCCTGCACTACTACATGTG GTACGTAGGCGAGATGGGGCGCGACCTGGCGACCAGGCGGCTGGAGCGGCGCTTGGAGGGCACGTTCCTGCTGCGCTTGCGGCCCAAGTCGCCCaacccgccgccgccgcccgccacgCCCAACTACGACACGCAGTACGCGCTGTCGCTCAA GACGGACAACACGGTGAAGCACATGCGCCTGTGCCGCAAGCCCATCGACTCCACGCCGCACTACTTCCTGTCCGAGTCGCGCTTCTTCCGCAGCATCGTCGAGCTCGTCTCCTACTACGAGAAGACTAATCTGAGCGAGAACTTCGTGGG CTTAAATTCATACCTTCGCTGGCCATTCCGAAGAGTGGTGGCGACTGTACTGCACGACTTCCGGCCGCTGGAGTCGTCCCAGCTGGCGCTGCGGCCCGGCGCCAAGGTGCTCATCCTCAGTAAAGAGGGCGACAGTCGAGGCTGGTGGAAAGGACGCTCACTTGATATA GGTGACAATCGCTCCGGCTACTTCCCCAAAGAGTGTGTGCGAGAGGAACCGGAGTGTATAGGGGCACTAGACTGA
- the LOC112054599 gene encoding protein vav isoform X3: MASSSEDLWRECASWLTRCNLLRPDHKANWPTSTTHDLAYTLRDGVLLCSLLNVLQPGCIDMKDVNQRPQMAQFLCLRNIKVFLRACHEVFELRETDLFDASMLFDLSNFHRVLCTLAKLSQSPKALAKNIQPFTARRTQSEEDIYKDLQSVGGAVASRDVGEYASYCARIHDEEIYHDLCAVKGPPRDPPPAPHHPIAFSTLATSSHSLEKRDYVIRELVDTECNYVDVLSKIIKYFLRPLTPYLKPQDMQVIFFGVKELHEIHSGLLRQLRLATENCVPGSGAPRLADVFLSWRERLLLYGDYCSNLTNAQDTLKTLDARDSTFNKQLSKCQKEHSDGRIQLRDILSVPMQRVLKYHLLLDKLVHETQPNHEEFRGLERAKEAMVDVAQYINEVKRDSEVLVLLAKVQESIVDWDAAALGAGGACLAAYGRLLLDGELKVKAHEDQKLRSRYVFVFDKLMLLCKPVKVIYPTDNQYSYRTGIRLAEYRVEEACGRRTLRADARWTAHFYLVRRSKDATFTLYARTEDCRRKWVKTIKDAIDNLEPAGCRSTNHKFVLHTFEKPATCHHCSKFLKGRIFQGYLCSVCNACAHKDCIALTGRCGGLTAPAPPLPPHAHQPDNGLHYYMWYVGEMGRDLATRRLERRLEGTFLLRLRPKSPNPPPPPATPNYDTQYALSLKTDNTVKHMRLCRKPIDSTPHYFLSESRFFRSIVELVSYYEKTNLSENFVGLNSYLRWPFRRVVATVLHDFRPLESSQLALRPGAKVLILSKEGDSRGWWKGRSLDIGDNRSGYFPKECVREEPECIGALD, from the exons ATGGCGAGCAGCAGCGAAGACCTTTGGCGCGAGTGCGCGTCCTGGCTTACGAGATGCAATTTGCTGAGGCCCGATCATAAAGCAAATTGGCCTACGAGTACTACACACGACTTGGCGTACACCCTCCGGGACGGCGTGCTGCTGTGCAGCTTGCTGAACGTGCTGCAGCCGGGGTGCATCGACATGAAGGACGTGAACCAGCGGCCACAGATGGCACAG TTTCTGTGCCTGAGGAACATCAAAGTGTTCCTCCGAGCGTGCCACGAGGTGTTTGAGCTGCGGGAGACGGATCTGTTTGACGCTTCCATGCTGTTTGATCTGTCCAACTTCCACCGTGTTCTGTGCACACTCGCCAAGCTGAGTCAGTCACCTAAAGCTTTGGCAAAAAATATTCA GCCATTCACAGCTAGAAGAACACAATCAGAGGAGGACATCTACAAAGATTTGCAATCAGT CGGCGGCGCGGTCGCGAGCCGGGACGTCGGTGAGTACGCCAGCTACTGCGCGCGCATCCACGACGAGGAGATCTACCACGACCTCTGCGCCGTCAAGGGGCCGCCCCGCGACCCGCCCCCAGCCCCGCACCATCCCATCGCTTTCAGCACA CTAGCGACGTCGTCGCACAGTTTAGAGAAAAGGGACTATGTCATAAGGGAACTAGTGGACACAGAGTGCAATTACGTGGACGTGCTTAGTAAAATAATCAAATACTTCCTGAGGCCGCTGACGCCATATTTGAAGCCGCAGGATATGCAAGTCATATTTTTTGGTGTGAAG GAGTTACACGAAATCCACTCAGGGTTGTTGCGACAACTGCGGCTGGCGACCGAGAACTGCGTGCCCGGCAGCGGCGCGCCGCGGCTCGCCGACGTGTTCCTGAGCTGGCGCGAGCGGCTCCTGCTGTACGGGGACTACTGTTCCAACCTCACCAACGCGCAGGACACACTGAAGACGTTAGACGCGAGAGATTCCACATTTAACAAACAGCTTTCC AAATGTCAAAAAGAGCACAGCGACGGGCGCATCCAGCTGCGCGACATCCTGTCGGTGCCGATGCAGAGGGTGCTGAAGTACCACCTACTCCTCGACAAGCTCGTGCATGAAACGCAACCG AATCATGAAGAGTTCCGAGGTCTGGAGCGTGCGAAAGAGGCCATGGTGGATGTGGCGCAGTACATCAATGAAGTCAAGCGGGACAGCGAGGTCCTGGTGCTGCTCGCTAAAGTGCAG GAGAGCATAGTGGACTGGGACGCGGCCGCgctgggcgcgggcggcgcgtgcCTGGCGGCGTACGGCCGGCTGCTGCTGGACGGCGAGCTCAAGGTGAAGGCGCACGAGGACCAGAAGCTGCGCTCGCGCTACGTGTTCGTGTTCGACAAGCTCATGCTGCTGTGCAAGCCCGTCAAGGTGATCTACCCGACA GACAACCAATACTCGTACCGCACGGGCATCCGGCTGGCGGAGTACCGCGTGGAGGAGGCGTGCGGGCGGCGCACGCTGCGGGCGGACGCGCGCTGGACGGCGCACTTCTACCTCGTGCGCCGCTCCAAGGACGCCACCTTCACGCTGTACGCGCGCACCGAGGACTGTCGGCGCAAGTGGGTCAAGACTATCAAAGATGCGAT AGATAACCTGGAGCCGGCGGGTTGTCGCAGCACAAACCACAAGTTCGTCCTACACACGTTCGAAAAGCCCGCCACGTGTCACCATTGTTCAAAGTTTCTCAAGGGCAGAATATTTCAG GGCTACCTGTGCTCCGTGTGCAACGCGTGCGCGCACAAGGACTGCATCGCGCTGACGGGGCGCTGCGGGGGGCtcaccgcgcccgcgccgccgctgcCGCCGCACGCGCACCAGCCCGACAACGGCCTGCACTACTACATGTG GTACGTAGGCGAGATGGGGCGCGACCTGGCGACCAGGCGGCTGGAGCGGCGCTTGGAGGGCACGTTCCTGCTGCGCTTGCGGCCCAAGTCGCCCaacccgccgccgccgcccgccacgCCCAACTACGACACGCAGTACGCGCTGTCGCTCAA GACGGACAACACGGTGAAGCACATGCGCCTGTGCCGCAAGCCCATCGACTCCACGCCGCACTACTTCCTGTCCGAGTCGCGCTTCTTCCGCAGCATCGTCGAGCTCGTCTCCTACTACGAGAAGACTAATCTGAGCGAGAACTTCGTGGG CTTAAATTCATACCTTCGCTGGCCATTCCGAAGAGTGGTGGCGACTGTACTGCACGACTTCCGGCCGCTGGAGTCGTCCCAGCTGGCGCTGCGGCCCGGCGCCAAGGTGCTCATCCTCAGTAAAGAGGGCGACAGTCGAGGCTGGTGGAAAGGACGCTCACTTGATATA GGTGACAATCGCTCCGGCTACTTCCCCAAAGAGTGTGTGCGAGAGGAACCGGAGTGTATAGGGGCACTAGACTGA
- the LOC112054599 gene encoding protein vav isoform X2 has protein sequence MASSSEDLWRECASWLTRCNLLRPDHKANWPTSTTHDLAYTLRDGVLLCSLLNVLQPGCIDMKDVNQRPQMAQFLCLRNIKVFLRACHEVFELRETDLFDASMLFDLSNFHRVLCTLAKLSQSPKALAKNIQPFTARRTQSEEDIYKDLQSVAALSNEIPPPYDVVEYQEHRQTNEVPWIQFTIPSVACEDRVEEIYEDLCYVKFATDMPELATSSHSLEKRDYVIRELVDTECNYVDVLSKIIKYFLRPLTPYLKPQDMQVIFFGVKELHEIHSGLLRQLRLATENCVPGSGAPRLADVFLSWRERLLLYGDYCSNLTNAQDTLKTLDARDSTFNKQLSKCQKEHSDGRIQLRDILSVPMQRVLKYHLLLDKLVHETQPNHEEFRGLERAKEAMVDVAQYINEVKRDSEVLVLLAKVQESIVDWDAAALGAGGACLAAYGRLLLDGELKVKAHEDQKLRSRYVFVFDKLMLLCKPVKDNQYSYRTGIRLAEYRVEEACGRRTLRADARWTAHFYLVRRSKDATFTLYARTEDCRRKWVKTIKDAIDNLEPAGCRSTNHKFVLHTFEKPATCHHCSKFLKGRIFQGYLCSVCNACAHKDCIALTGRCGGLTAPAPPLPPHAHQPDNGLHYYMWYVGEMGRDLATRRLERRLEGTFLLRLRPKSPNPPPPPATPNYDTQYALSLKTDNTVKHMRLCRKPIDSTPHYFLSESRFFRSIVELVSYYEKTNLSENFVGLNSYLRWPFRRVVATVLHDFRPLESSQLALRPGAKVLILSKEGDSRGWWKGRSLDIGDNRSGYFPKECVREEPECIGALD, from the exons ATGGCGAGCAGCAGCGAAGACCTTTGGCGCGAGTGCGCGTCCTGGCTTACGAGATGCAATTTGCTGAGGCCCGATCATAAAGCAAATTGGCCTACGAGTACTACACACGACTTGGCGTACACCCTCCGGGACGGCGTGCTGCTGTGCAGCTTGCTGAACGTGCTGCAGCCGGGGTGCATCGACATGAAGGACGTGAACCAGCGGCCACAGATGGCACAG TTTCTGTGCCTGAGGAACATCAAAGTGTTCCTCCGAGCGTGCCACGAGGTGTTTGAGCTGCGGGAGACGGATCTGTTTGACGCTTCCATGCTGTTTGATCTGTCCAACTTCCACCGTGTTCTGTGCACACTCGCCAAGCTGAGTCAGTCACCTAAAGCTTTGGCAAAAAATATTCA GCCATTCACAGCTAGAAGAACACAATCAGAGGAGGACATCTACAAAGATTTGCAATCAGT CGCTGCTCTATCAAACGAGATTCCACCGCCATATGACGTGGTGGAGTACCAGGAGCACAGGCAAACGAACGAAGTGCCGTGGATACAGTTCACGATACCCAGCGTCGCCTGCGAAGACCGCGTGGAGGAAATATACGAGGACCTTTGCTACGTGAAGTTCGCAACCGATATGCCAGAG CTAGCGACGTCGTCGCACAGTTTAGAGAAAAGGGACTATGTCATAAGGGAACTAGTGGACACAGAGTGCAATTACGTGGACGTGCTTAGTAAAATAATCAAATACTTCCTGAGGCCGCTGACGCCATATTTGAAGCCGCAGGATATGCAAGTCATATTTTTTGGTGTGAAG GAGTTACACGAAATCCACTCAGGGTTGTTGCGACAACTGCGGCTGGCGACCGAGAACTGCGTGCCCGGCAGCGGCGCGCCGCGGCTCGCCGACGTGTTCCTGAGCTGGCGCGAGCGGCTCCTGCTGTACGGGGACTACTGTTCCAACCTCACCAACGCGCAGGACACACTGAAGACGTTAGACGCGAGAGATTCCACATTTAACAAACAGCTTTCC AAATGTCAAAAAGAGCACAGCGACGGGCGCATCCAGCTGCGCGACATCCTGTCGGTGCCGATGCAGAGGGTGCTGAAGTACCACCTACTCCTCGACAAGCTCGTGCATGAAACGCAACCG AATCATGAAGAGTTCCGAGGTCTGGAGCGTGCGAAAGAGGCCATGGTGGATGTGGCGCAGTACATCAATGAAGTCAAGCGGGACAGCGAGGTCCTGGTGCTGCTCGCTAAAGTGCAG GAGAGCATAGTGGACTGGGACGCGGCCGCgctgggcgcgggcggcgcgtgcCTGGCGGCGTACGGCCGGCTGCTGCTGGACGGCGAGCTCAAGGTGAAGGCGCACGAGGACCAGAAGCTGCGCTCGCGCTACGTGTTCGTGTTCGACAAGCTCATGCTGCTGTGCAAGCCCGTCAAG GACAACCAATACTCGTACCGCACGGGCATCCGGCTGGCGGAGTACCGCGTGGAGGAGGCGTGCGGGCGGCGCACGCTGCGGGCGGACGCGCGCTGGACGGCGCACTTCTACCTCGTGCGCCGCTCCAAGGACGCCACCTTCACGCTGTACGCGCGCACCGAGGACTGTCGGCGCAAGTGGGTCAAGACTATCAAAGATGCGAT AGATAACCTGGAGCCGGCGGGTTGTCGCAGCACAAACCACAAGTTCGTCCTACACACGTTCGAAAAGCCCGCCACGTGTCACCATTGTTCAAAGTTTCTCAAGGGCAGAATATTTCAG GGCTACCTGTGCTCCGTGTGCAACGCGTGCGCGCACAAGGACTGCATCGCGCTGACGGGGCGCTGCGGGGGGCtcaccgcgcccgcgccgccgctgcCGCCGCACGCGCACCAGCCCGACAACGGCCTGCACTACTACATGTG GTACGTAGGCGAGATGGGGCGCGACCTGGCGACCAGGCGGCTGGAGCGGCGCTTGGAGGGCACGTTCCTGCTGCGCTTGCGGCCCAAGTCGCCCaacccgccgccgccgcccgccacgCCCAACTACGACACGCAGTACGCGCTGTCGCTCAA GACGGACAACACGGTGAAGCACATGCGCCTGTGCCGCAAGCCCATCGACTCCACGCCGCACTACTTCCTGTCCGAGTCGCGCTTCTTCCGCAGCATCGTCGAGCTCGTCTCCTACTACGAGAAGACTAATCTGAGCGAGAACTTCGTGGG CTTAAATTCATACCTTCGCTGGCCATTCCGAAGAGTGGTGGCGACTGTACTGCACGACTTCCGGCCGCTGGAGTCGTCCCAGCTGGCGCTGCGGCCCGGCGCCAAGGTGCTCATCCTCAGTAAAGAGGGCGACAGTCGAGGCTGGTGGAAAGGACGCTCACTTGATATA GGTGACAATCGCTCCGGCTACTTCCCCAAAGAGTGTGTGCGAGAGGAACCGGAGTGTATAGGGGCACTAGACTGA
- the LOC112054598 gene encoding uncharacterized protein LOC112054598 yields the protein MLLKIPIYKLMLSLLYRLQLRVKLIPYLLIKKDLLIGNQRAQWSIIEELYATDGEAGRARTTTLTDKHIRPTSYDKMKVNHAEVFSNTVYISLSMYLKTCERFRMDHNYIVPPINIDNGFFTAEIILFMNNLFDSLNGGGHKSTSLRNALSLESDHFLVLE from the exons atgttattgaaaattccAATTTACAAACTGATGTTGAGTCTACTTTACAGACTTCAACTGCGAGTCAAGCTGATTCCATACCTGCTAATT aaaaaagacCTACTTATTGGTAATCAACGTGCACAGTGGTCCATCATTGaggagctctatgctacagatgGTGAAGCCGGACGTGCAAGAACCACAACCCTGACGGATAAACACATTAGACCAACTTCTTATGACAAGATGAAG gTCAACCATGCAGAAGTATTCAGCAACACAGTCTACATCTCTCTATCGATGTATTTGAAGACATGCGAACGATTTAGAATGGACCATAATTATATTGTCCCACCTATTAACATTGATAATGGCTTTTTCActgctgaaataatattattcatgaacAATTTGTTTGATAGCCTTAATGGTGGTGGTCATAAAAGTACCAGTTTACGTAATGCTTTATCTTTAGAATCAGATCACTTTTTAGTTTTGGAATGA